The following are from one region of the Euleptes europaea isolate rEulEur1 chromosome 11, rEulEur1.hap1, whole genome shotgun sequence genome:
- the LOC130484668 gene encoding tigger transposable element-derived protein 3-like, which translates to MMKEKTLAQDSKTSRGEDRHPKRVKEEEGLEMQEAASNALPGKAAKNGLHRPVVGNSLLEPEAAGEEGWLIEHKVRSSLSTPAFGACRPQVGEMPHWCLECGENFGRKVDLEKHRLNHAGQCSYICSDCGRSFPEHLALPTCRGTCPAGSSFSHTGCRRKSLPPPPSSEIVSHRKERKELSLQEKVQVLVVLEGPKVSQSELAKRFGVSQPQICRIIKNKERILAEWCKNGNPRRKRKLEDKSAANETAVLQWFEHSCAPGLLTNGVQLQDKTRALSETLGKPELSGCLAGFKSRQKAAQERPRTEKQNGEQLGEEHWEKVVLPNLLNRYDPSSIYASGEAALLFRATPKDLAMEQTDDAKDQLTVLLCTNLDASDKRDPLIIGKGPKPFCFQGNGAEELPVTYRSHTKAWMTTVIFLEWLQKFNEDMRRKQKSVVLFLAPCAAHPSVELSNIQMVFLPPQPSWIHPLEQGVIQNFKGHYRRRMLTRLIAGLDSKASTSPSKLSKHLTLLDAVHMVIQAWSEVCPQTVTDSFRAAGFSVRPRIPAPPGDVVRALGFMNQEQFERFVLVDEGLECFGGQEGAEMARGDQKCDEAISTTAEAEERAESSAVLSCPSKEEVMESLANLRCYFECHAVSPVVFQTFYKLEDMVHGMCLANVQASRVRAHNKE; encoded by the coding sequence GAGAGGACCGTCATCCAAAAAGGGTGAAGGAAGAGGAAGGGCTGGAGATGCAGGAAGCTGCCAGCAACGCTTTGCCTGGAAAAGCTGCCAAGAACGGACTCCATCGTCCTGTGGTGGGGAACAGCCTCTTAGAGCCTGAGGCAGCCGGTGAAGAAGGGTGGCTGATAGAGCACAAGGTGCGCTCCAGTCTCAGCACACCTGCCTTTGGGGCCTGCAGACCCCAGGTAGGAGAGATGCCACACTGgtgcctggagtgtggggaaaATTTTGGGCGAAAGGTGGACTTAGAAAAGCACCGGCTGAACCACGCTGGGCAGTGTTCGTACATCTGCAGTGACTGTGGAAGAAGCTTTCCCGAACACCTGGCTCTTCCCACCTGTCGGGGAACATGCCCAGCGGGCAGTTCCTTCAGCCACACTGGCTGCCGGAGGAAGAGCTTGCCTCCTCCTCCATCGAGTGAGATCGTATCACACAGGAAAGAGCGGAAGGAGCTGTCCCTGCAGGAGAAGGTCCAGGTGCTGGTGGTGCTGGAAGGGCCAAAGGTCTCCCAGAGTGAGCTGGCCAAAAGATTCGGAGTCTCCCAGCCCCAGATCTGCCGCATCATCAAGAACAAAGAGCGGATCCTAGCTGAGTGGTGTAAAAACGGCAACCCCAGACGCAAGCGCAAACTCGAGGACAAGAGTGCGGCCAACGAGACGGCTGTCCTGCAGTGGTTTGAACACAGCTGTGCGCCCGGCCTCCTCACCAATGGGGTGCAGCTCCAAGACAAGACCAGGGCCCTGTCGGAGACATTAGGGAAGCCGGAGCTGTCTGGCTGTCTGGCTGGGTTCAAATCAAGGCAGAAAGCCGCACAAGAAAGGCCCCGCACAGAGAAACAGAACGGGGAGCAACTGGGAGAGGAGCACTGGGAAAAAGTGGTCCTGCCCAATCTCCTAAATCGATATGATCCTTCCAGCATCTACGCTTCTGGTGAAGCTGCCCTCTTATTCCGGGCAACCCCAAAAGATCTGGCAATGGAGCAGACAGATGACGCCAAAGACCAACTTACCGTCTTGCTCTGTACCAACTTGGATGCTTCAGACAAAAGGGACCCCCTGATCATTGGCAAAGGACCAAAACCATTTTGCTTCCAGGGGAATGGTGCGGAGGAGCTGCCTGTAACATACAGATCCCACACCAAGGCTTGGATGACGACAGTCATCTTCTTGGAGTGGCTCCAGAAATTTAACGAAGACATGCGACGCAAGCAGAAGAGCGTAGTGCTGTTCTTAGCCCCATGCGCTGCACATCCCTCCGTGGAGCTCTCTAACATCCAGATGGTGTTCCTGCCTCCTCAGCCTTCCTGGATCCATCCTCTGGAACAAGGGGTTATCCAGAATTTTAAGGGTCACTACCGGAGGAGGATGCTTACCCGTCTGATCGCTGGGCTCGACAGCAAAGCGTCCACTTCCCCAAGCAAACTGTCTAAGCACCTGACCCTTTTGGACGCTGTCCACATGGTAATCCAAGCCTGGTCAGAGGTCTGTCCACAGACAGTAACCGACAGCTTCAGAGCTGCTGGCTTCAGCGTCAGGCCCCGCATCCCAGCCCCTCCAGGTGACGTTGTCCGAGCCCTCGGGTTCATGAACCAAGAGCAGTTTGAGCGGTTCGTACTGGTCGATGAAGGGTTGGAGTGTTTTGGGGGGCAGGAAGGGGCTGAGATGGCCAGAGGGGACCAGAAGTGCGATGAAGCAATCAGCACGACTGCAGAGGCAGAAGAACGGGCCGAGTCCTCGGCTGTGCTCTCCTGTCCCTCAAAGGAGGAAGTCATGGAGAGTTTGGCCAATCTGAGGTGCTATTTTGAGTGCCACGCGGTCTCGCCAGTCGTGTTCCAGACATTCTACAAGCTAGAGGACATGGTTCATGGGATGTGTCTGGCTAATGTGCAAGCATCAAGGGTCAGAGCCCATAACAAAGAGTGA